One genomic region from Nocardioides plantarum encodes:
- a CDS encoding antibiotic biosynthesis monooxygenase has product MNAPVTVAITRHLPNGHEPEMMSWLNAGISLAEKFPGFLGAGWVRTESASEEWHMLYRFADQQSLDQWEHSPQRAWWRSAASGLGVVEARVEKRSGIEGWFDVPSSTVLESGASAPTPPPRWKQAVTIFIVFFPLSVLANYAGRELLGDVLLPLRVLVTVLVMTPLMTYVLLPWITRRLQWWLQPAG; this is encoded by the coding sequence CACGCGACACCTCCCCAACGGCCACGAGCCCGAGATGATGAGCTGGCTCAACGCCGGCATCTCCCTGGCCGAGAAGTTCCCGGGGTTCCTCGGTGCGGGCTGGGTGCGCACCGAGTCCGCGTCGGAGGAGTGGCACATGCTCTACCGCTTCGCCGACCAGCAGTCGCTCGACCAGTGGGAGCACTCGCCGCAGCGCGCGTGGTGGCGCTCGGCCGCCTCGGGTCTCGGCGTCGTCGAGGCACGGGTGGAGAAGCGCTCCGGCATCGAGGGCTGGTTCGACGTGCCGTCCTCGACGGTGCTGGAGTCCGGCGCGTCCGCGCCCACGCCACCGCCCCGCTGGAAGCAGGCGGTCACGATCTTCATCGTGTTCTTCCCGCTCAGCGTGCTGGCCAACTACGCCGGTCGTGAGCTGCTCGGCGACGTCCTGCTGCCGCTGCGCGTGCTGGTCACCGTGCTCGTGATGACCCCGCTGATGACCTACGTGCTGCTGCCGTGGATCACGCGCCGGCTGCAGTGGTGGCTGCAGCCCGCCGGCTGA